The Thioalkalivibrio sulfidiphilus HL-EbGr7 genome includes the window TGGGCGCCAAGCACGACCTCCCGGGTGTGGCCCGTGGCGGCCAGGAACTGCTCGTTCACATCCAGGATTTGTCCATCTGGCGTGAATTCAATGTAGGCCACCGAGGCCCGGATGGCATCGAATGCGAAGCGGGTCTCGGCCAGGGCCTGTCGACATTCGGCCAGTTCGTTGTGCAAGCGCTTGTTCAGAATCATGAGGCCTCCCCGGAGTATTCGCGTGGCCACGGTGGCCACGGATATCTTATGCACAACATATACATTAATTGTACATGATTCCCGGGAATGCACCAGTGGGGTGCAAATAGCCGCCTGCCCTGATATCAGGCTGCGGTGTAATTCGACGAATAAACATATAGATAGTGGTTTGTGGGTGCGCCTTCCGGGTGGCTGGTGGTGATTTCGGGGTGTACAGGTGGGGCAGATCATGCCACTAAGCGCCCAAGGGAAATCCGGGTCGCGGATGTGCGGAGAAAATGCCCCAGTCTGCGCAGAACCGGGTCAACCGGCTGGCTAAATTCTGATCAGGGTCTATGCTCCATTGTCATAAATGCGGCTTCAGGCAAGTTCCAGGCCTGAAAGCGGCACAATCAAGGGCTGATTCATACACACTGGGGGATCCATGGTGAACAGGCCATCCTGTCCGATGGTGCTCACCGCTCGTTCCTGTCTTCTCGCAGGTCGTCCGGCCATGTCTGGCTGCGCGATCTGCGTGCCGTGCTTTCGCCCATCATCCTGTCGGCACTAGCCCCGGGAGCCTTTGATCATGCAATGGCAGGGAAGCGAGGTGCAGGGGGGTGGCTGGACCATTCGCGAGTTCGAGGAGGAGGACCTGGACGCCGTTCTGCGGGTGTTCCAGGACGCGGTGCGCAAGGTGGCGGCCCGGGACTATATCCCCGAGCAGGTGGAGGCCTGGGCCCCCGATCCCCCGGATCAGCCTTCCTGGTGTCGGCGACTGGCCCGCTGCGCGGTGTTCGTCTACGTGGTGCAGGGGCAGGTGGTCGGGTTCATCGCCATGGAGGCCAACGGGCATGTGGACATGCTGTTCGTGGACCCCGGCCACCTGCGGCGTGGCATCGGCACCGCCCTGCTGGACCATGCCAGGGCCTGGGCCCTGGAGCGGGGCGTGCGCCGCCTGACCACCGATGCCAGCATCACCGCACGACCCTTCTTCGAGCATGCCGGCTTCCGGCTGGTGGAGCATCGCATCGTGCCCCTGCGGGGCATGATGTTCCGCAACTTCCACATGTCGCTGGATTGCCGGCCGGGGCCGGGTTCTGATACGGGTTGATTGAAAAAATCATTCTCTCGCGGAGACGCAGAGACGCGGGGAAAAAACAAAACACGATCTCTCGCAAAGGCGCAAAGGCGCAAAGGCGCGAAGAAAAATCCTTGAACTTAAATGTGCATTTCTTGGCGTCTTCGCGCCTTTGCGAGAGACCCGGTTTTGTTTTTGACTTTCCCTGCGCCTCTGCGTCTCCGCGAGA containing:
- a CDS encoding GNAT family N-acetyltransferase, whose product is MQWQGSEVQGGGWTIREFEEEDLDAVLRVFQDAVRKVAARDYIPEQVEAWAPDPPDQPSWCRRLARCAVFVYVVQGQVVGFIAMEANGHVDMLFVDPGHLRRGIGTALLDHARAWALERGVRRLTTDASITARPFFEHAGFRLVEHRIVPLRGMMFRNFHMSLDCRPGPGSDTG